In Oncorhynchus gorbuscha isolate QuinsamMale2020 ecotype Even-year linkage group LG26, OgorEven_v1.0, whole genome shotgun sequence, the DNA window aaaagagggtgagaaagaaagaaagaaagaacagggGGGTTGTGCATTTTGAGAGCAGACGTTGTTTATGTTTGCATGCCTGAGTGTTCTCCACATTTTGGGGCAAAAGCAAGTCACATTGCTGATCTCCCCTGGCGCATGCTCTCACCATTTCCTCTATTCTATTTCAGGCTAAAAGTACATCTCCAGTATGTATACCCAAACCATCATGTCTTAGTTTGGCTCAAACTAGTTCGTGCTTACAGTACTTCAAGGCTCTGCGCAGCAGGGAAATCTTGTGTTAGTCTGCTTACAGTTTTACAGTGCAGCAATTTGCAGTGTAAACAAACAGCAACACAACTCACCAATCCCATGAGTTTTGAGGAGTTATGAGGATGGGTGGACTGCTCGGGGGCCACTCACCTTTCACTGTCAACTCAGTACAGACAGATCAGATCGATCAGTCTGATGTCAGCATGTACAATGTACCAGGCCTGTCCAGCTACAGAATACAGGGAGGTTCACCATGTGAGCAGAAGAACAATAATTGTTTGAGGTTGATAGGTGCACAGTCCAACTAGGCTCTGGTTAATGTTTGAATCCATGTCGCTATGTGTTATGACTGTTGGAGCATAACCACGCTCACAGAACTTATCACGATCATCAACACTCAAGTCAAAATAGAGAGAAGTTGAATAGCATACACAGGGGATGACATGAATGAAGACAACGTCTATCAAATGGGAAGAGCTGATTTCCTAAGAAGATGGTGGGGAAAGAACAGTGGGGTGAAAAGGTTTGTCATACAAAAACAAATCTGTACCACATAGACAAGGAAGTGGCCATAACATAGCACTGTTTGGTCTCTGCTTGTCCTTGTAGTGTGGGATAAACAGTCTCTGACTCAAGATCTCCTCCTCAGTCTGCTCTGAGGTCTTTCATCAAtccaaggatggagagagaaggccaAACATTCATCTGTTTAGACCATTTCACATTTCCCCTGTTTTTTTAAACAGTGTATCTCTccctgatgtgatgtgtgtgtgactgaagaTTGCGTCATACCAACTCACTGGACTCAACATCCGCTGAGAAATAAACTGCCATCTGGGAAATACTAAAAGAGCACaggatgttgtgggttatagttCCAGTAGAGCCCCATGTCCATTTGATACATAGAGTCAGACTCCAAGATCTAATGCAGTGTAATAGATACAATATTTATTCAGAAACACAAAATAATGAATTGTCTGGTAATCCACAAAATTGTTGTGGTAGCTGTCTCTTGGAAAACATTGCGGAACAGGCGTGTGTTCAGATTAACCGAAGTGCAAAGCAAAACTAGTGTGATTATCAGATTAACAGATCGTAGAATAGAAAAGGTTTGGATGAGTCCTTCCCTGAATGTATCAGTTCCTTTCAATTGCAATATTCATTCCATTTTACAAAATAAAAAGATGATCAGGTGCATAGACAAAACATTTTTGAGCCGAGAGTTCCTGAGACAGCATCACCAAATATGCAGTTttcttattattttttatttatatgtTTTAAATCTATATTTTTTCAAATATATTTCCCTATTTATTATTTCCCCCTAATATGTTGATTTCCATCTTAAGCAACAACAACACTGTATCAAAAACTGTCTGCTACTTCGAGATGGTGCACAGCTGGAATATCAAGCAAGAGGTCTCGCTCTGACAGAAACCTTTATCTCACTTTTCCTCTGAACACTAGTGGCTGAAAACAAAATGATACAAAAAACACTGAACCATGATTGTAGTATAACATCCTTTAGCATTCAATGCAGACAGAAACACTGTATACAAAGAGGAGCAGTTTGTAAAGTTGCTTATTAaacacaagttggattggctagCTGGTGTTCCTTGATTGTTTGTGTGAGTGAAACAGTCAAAGTCATTGCCCAATGTTTGAAAAAGCAGATCCAAGTTGGTTTCTAAGCACATTAGAATACTAGAACACATGATATTCACACACTTACACTGGTTAAGAAATCAAGAAGAATGATGTTATTTATGCAGTGCACCCCCAGTATCAAAGGCATCCAGTCCATTGACACCACTCCAGAAAGACAAAGGAAAGATGATGACACTGTCATACACATCGGTGTGTACAACAAGAAGATCCTTCTTCGGCACTAGTTATACAAGTCCACCTTTGTCTCTGGTTTCAGATCAATGGAAAAAAAATTAAACATATGCCTAACTAAAATTGTCTACAAATTTGTACAATGTGGCGTCATGTGAATGTTCATCAGCTGTATGCTCATAATTCCTCCTTCCTGTCCTCAGTGCATGTCCACAACATCGCTTGGTTTTCTGCTCTCCCTTGCAGACAATTCATTTCTCATTTTGTCAAAGAGGACTGCCCGATATTGGTTCCTCTTGTTATCGCGAGGCCCCTGCAGtgctctcatctctctgcctccatGGTGACGCTGGCCTGTTCACTGGAGGCCTGCTGTGTGACGGCTTGGGGCCACCCAGGGGGAGGCACCTGAGAGGGCATCTGCCCAGCAGTCCACAGGCCCTGCTGGGTCTGAACTGGGGCAGAAGGGCCCATGGCCCAGTTGACCTGAGGAGGAGAGGTCGCCATGGAGGCTATGGGACTGCTGGCGTTGAAGCTCTCTGAAGCCTTGAGGCGGGAGAACATGGCCAGGGCGTCTGGGAAGTTGGGAGGTGTTGCTGGTGTGTTGGCTGGAGTGTGCATctgtggagaaaggagagaaccATTAATAAGAGAACATCGATCTGTACTAATTTCTGATTACATATTTCACTACTGACTTTTGTAATTACTGGCGCATTGTCTCCAGTTCTAATTGACAAGCTTGGTTTGATTTACTATCTTGACACTTATGTCCTCCCTCAACTGGTCCTTAGAAGTGCCTACATCATAATAGTTGTGGAAGCGAAAAGGGAAAAATATTTTCCCTTCGAAGCCCAACTTCCTCAGACTGACCCCTTGTCTTTCCACTGAATTCTACATCCTGCCCTGAGTCTACCCTCTCAGCTGACACTACAGAGAGCAGGCCTCAGAAGACTGCTCTGTGACTGCCAAACACAGGACCAGTCAGCCAAAACAAACACCATTCCATGAGTAAGAACCTAAGAGGGTCCAAAGGAATCGTACCTTCCAGGACATAAAAGGTCAAAGCAACCAGTGTTAGGATTCACCCCAACCATCTGAAGGCTACCAGACTGTCTGTTTTCTCATTGTGTGGACAGGATATCCACCACATAATAGATTATGCAATATCTCAAACAGTCATGTGGTTTGTAGTGGAACTAGGGGAAACAGATCCCCCCCAAGGCACATGCTTGCCTTCAGAACAGGTTTTGACTACGGTAAACATATTTCTTTAGGAGGATTGTCAGACAATTGAACTACATTTTGTTAATGAGA includes these proteins:
- the LOC124015225 gene encoding UBA-like domain-containing protein 1: MDDLKHQVMINQFVLTAGCAADQAKQLLQAAHWQFETALSVFFQETNIPYSHHHQMMHTPANTPATPPNFPDALAMFSRLKASESFNASSPIASMATSPPQVNWAMGPSAPVQTQQGLWTAGQMPSQVPPPGWPQAVTQQASSEQASVTMEAER